Sequence from the Bacillota bacterium genome:
GGCGAACTTACATTAAGGTTTCTGCATAGTCTATCAGAAAAACCATCACGTATGCAAAAAGAACTATATTCATACACTCACGAGGATTTTATAAAAGATTTTTTCTTTAATCCTTTAGAATTGCGCGAAACGTTTTGGTTTCAATCATTCCTTGCTTGTTTAAAAAATTATGCTAATGGGATTATAGATTTTATGCCCTTTACTGTTATAATTAATAAGGCCAAGTATGAATTAAAGCCTAACTTAAATTTTCACTATATTTGTAATGAACCGGTACAATTACTTACAATTGAACTGTTTGAGTGCTTACGTCATAAAATTCCTGTCAAAAGATGCCATTATTGCGGCTCATACTTTTTTCATGATGCAAGAAAGACTAAAGATAAAAAATGTAAATGTTCCATTTGTCCGGCTCCATCTAAGGTATATGGTAATGATAAATTTTACAAATCAAAACATGCTATTTATATGCAAGGCGTTCGTCAGGGGAAAACCAAAGAAGAAATTGAAGATATGTTGAGGACGGACAAAGCATTAGAAAATGCTCCCGATGAATATAAGAAACTTCGAAAGTATAGTAAGTGAACTGTACTTTTACTTTACTTATGGTGGTAAAGTAAGATAATACGAAATAGTGTTAAGTGGAATTATCTGGAATACATAACAATAGAAAAGCCCCTATTTTTAGGGGTTTTGGAGGTTATATAATGTTAGATAAAGTATTGTAAAGTTTTCAATCCAGTAAAGTAAATTTACAGGGTATATTTTTGTAGCCCCTCGTTAGCTTATGGTAAAGAATGTCAAATAAAAAAATCATTCTGACAACTAGATATGACAAACTTTACCAGGTAAATTGGTTATAATCGTTTTACAAATTTTAGTAAAATGGCTATAACCAAAATTATAAACTAAAGAATAGGGGGCTTAAAAAACTTGAAGTCGGAAATTTTACCTCAAAAAAATGTTATTAATCTTTTATATTTTAAAACATATTTAATAATATTACCTATAGCTTTTTTGCTTGGAAGGGCTCATTTAATAAAAGGTCTTATGCCTTTTGGCTTGCCTTTTTACATAGCAACATATCCCCTTGGCATAAGCAAAATTGCTGTTGCTGCTTTTATATTGCTGGGAATTATTACAGCAGGTGGAAAACACAAGGTGTTGGTAACAGCTTCAAGTATGGTTCTTTTTAGTATTCTTAATATTATTTTTAAAAAAAAGCCTTCTTTAAAAAATTCTACAAGATCCTCTTCAAAATCTTCTATAAATATAAAATCTAATTCAACATATGCAGTTCTTGGATTAATCAGCAGCCTAACACCCGAAATTGTTGTTGCCTTCAAACAGGGGATGCTTTTATATGATTTTGTAATGGCAATATTCAGCAGTTTTATTGTATTTGTAATGATATTTATTTTCTGCAATTCTACTTTGTTACTGAATAAAAACAAGATGACACATATATTGTCCAATGAAGAACTCATAAGTGTGATAATAACTTTTGCTCTTGCTTTTTCAGGATTTAACAATATAAAGGTGATGGGTTTCGGTATAAAAAATGTAGTAAGTATATTGGCAATACTAATATTCAGTTACAGGTATGGAGCAGCGGCAGGTGCGGCTATAGGGGTTACAGCGGGTTTAATTTTGAGTATGTCGTCAACAATTGCACCCATATTAATCGGTTGTTATGCTTTTTGCGGACTTTTATCAGGAATATTCAGGAATCTTGGAAAGGTAGGATCAAGCCTGGGGTTTTTTATTGGTAATACTTTACTTACACTATATTTGAACGATTCAATGGAAGCTTTAATTTATCTTAAGGAAATTATCTTGGCAGTTTGTATTTTTATGATAACTCCTCAAAAGATTATCATAAATATTACTGAACTTGCCGGTTTTAGTACTGATATTCATATGGACAAGGCAATTTTTAGTTTACGTGCTAAAGAAATGATTGTTGAGAAGCTGAGTAAATTCTCGAGGACGTTTATGGAGGTGGCAAAAACTTTTAGTGAAGTGTCCAATACAAAAGCAACAATCAATAAACATGATATTTCATCCATGTTTGACCGTGTTGCGGACAGAGTGTGCAAAGGTTGTAGCCTTTGTCTGCATTGTTGGGATAGAAATTTTTACAACACTTACCAGGTTATGTTTAAAATTGTTGAAAAGCTTGACAGAAAAGGATATATTGAGAGCAACGATATACCGGATTATTTTATGGAAAGGTGTGAACGTATAAATGATTTTATACAGGCAGTTAATAATATGTATGAGATATTTAAAGTTGACATGATGTGGAAAAATAGGTTAGGGGAAAATAGAAATTTTGTATCGCAACAATTGGAAGAATTATCAAAGGCAATATCCGGTCTTGCCTCTGAAATAAATTCCGACATTCACTTTAAAACAGAACTTGAAAATACCCTGATGTTCATGTTAAAGCGGGAGGGGATAAAAGCAGCTGAAGTATTGGCTTTTGAGAATAAGTACGGAAAGTATGAAGTCAGTATTTCCCATAAAGGTTGTGGAGGAAGAAGGTATTGTACTAATGTAATAAATAAAGTAGTTTCTGAGGTAGTAGGAAGAAAAATGGTAAAAGAGAGTTATGGCTGTTGTAAGAAAGATACAGCCAACTTGTGTATATTAAAACTTGTGGAAGAAGAAAAATACAGCATTACTAGTGGAATTGCAAGTGTCCCGAAATATGATGAAATGTATGGGAATACAGTATCCGGAGATAATTATGCTTTTATAAACAGCAGTGACGGTAAATATGTATTGGCATTAAGTGACGGCATGGGTTCAGGAGAAAAAGCCTCCATGCAAAGCAGGGCTACGATAAACTTAATTGAGCAGTTTATAGAGTCCGGGTTTGATAAAGGTTCTACAGTTAAATTAATTAACTCAATATTGGCATTAAAATCCAACGAAGATTATTTTTCCACCATAGATTTATGTTTAATTGATTTAAATGGAGGAGAAATTGAGTTTATTAAGATCGGTGCTGCTCCGACTATTATTAAAAGAAAAGACAGGGCTGACATAATTAAAACTGTTTCACTTCCTGCAGGTATATTAAGCAATATGGAAATTGAGCTTATAAGCAGGCAACTTGACGACGGAGATATGGTGATAATGCTAAGTGACGGAGTTATTGACGCCTTTATAAGTGAGAAGGAAGAAAAGGAAAAAGTCCTTCAAAAATTTATCGGAGAAATAAAGAGTATAAATCCTCAAGCTGTAGCAGATATAATACTGGATGAAGCGTATAAAAATTCGGAAGGTAAACCTGCTGATGACATGACGGTAATAGTAGCGAAATTTTGGAAAAAAGCAGTATAATTTGTGTATAATTAATGTGTATAATTAATGTGTATAATTAGTACATATTTTTCACAAACTACCTATAAGTTATAGTAATAATTTTGTTACACTATTAGTTGCTTATAAGTTATGCTATAAGTTACACTAGTTGATGTTTGATGGAGGGCGGTTATGTCATCGGAAAATGTAAAAAAAATTGTTGACAGACTCCTGAAAAAGGACAAATATTTTTATGGAGAGTTTAAAGGTGATAAGGATATTATTAAAGAGGCCCAATTAATTATTAATAACTACATAAAAGAATGCGAAAAAACCGGAGAAATCGGAGCAAATTCTTGCAGCCGGAACAAAAAAATTTTTAAAATAAGGCTTTCTATCAATACTATCATTAATATTACTCTGTTGGGCAGTATAGCTGTTCTATTATTCTTTATAATAAAATTAATCCTTTAAGTCTAATCTTATAATGGAAGCATTTTCTTCATAAAAATAAAGGTGAAATGAAAAAGTAAAATCCACTTTGTAGGATTAAATTCCACCCAAATATATAGTTAATTAAAAAATGTGATATAGTGTTCACTTATATTAACTATTTTATAGAAGATTTTGCTGTAACAGCAA
This genomic interval carries:
- the spoIIE gene encoding stage II sporulation protein E, encoding MGGLKNLKSEILPQKNVINLLYFKTYLIILPIAFLLGRAHLIKGLMPFGLPFYIATYPLGISKIAVAAFILLGIITAGGKHKVLVTASSMVLFSILNIIFKKKPSLKNSTRSSSKSSINIKSNSTYAVLGLISSLTPEIVVAFKQGMLLYDFVMAIFSSFIVFVMIFIFCNSTLLLNKNKMTHILSNEELISVIITFALAFSGFNNIKVMGFGIKNVVSILAILIFSYRYGAAAGAAIGVTAGLILSMSSTIAPILIGCYAFCGLLSGIFRNLGKVGSSLGFFIGNTLLTLYLNDSMEALIYLKEIILAVCIFMITPQKIIINITELAGFSTDIHMDKAIFSLRAKEMIVEKLSKFSRTFMEVAKTFSEVSNTKATINKHDISSMFDRVADRVCKGCSLCLHCWDRNFYNTYQVMFKIVEKLDRKGYIESNDIPDYFMERCERINDFIQAVNNMYEIFKVDMMWKNRLGENRNFVSQQLEELSKAISGLASEINSDIHFKTELENTLMFMLKREGIKAAEVLAFENKYGKYEVSISHKGCGGRRYCTNVINKVVSEVVGRKMVKESYGCCKKDTANLCILKLVEEEKYSITSGIASVPKYDEMYGNTVSGDNYAFINSSDGKYVLALSDGMGSGEKASMQSRATINLIEQFIESGFDKGSTVKLINSILALKSNEDYFSTIDLCLIDLNGGEIEFIKIGAAPTIIKRKDRADIIKTVSLPAGILSNMEIELISRQLDDGDMVIMLSDGVIDAFISEKEEKEKVLQKFIGEIKSINPQAVADIILDEAYKNSEGKPADDMTVIVAKFWKKAV